In a genomic window of Salmo trutta chromosome 32, fSalTru1.1, whole genome shotgun sequence:
- the LOC115171819 gene encoding metalloproteinase inhibitor 2, giving the protein MTRYVSSCFFTLFVLFLWRVEDIAEACRCLPQHPQQAFCDAEVVIRAKVVGKKAVSNDIKYDIQQIKMFKGCDQVIHAIFTDTTSCGVTLQINKEYLFTGKLETGRMYVTMCGYNPSWENLSAAQKNSLTRLYKSGCDCKIIRCTSLPCPISTSAACLWTDLGTDNGQNLACIKREDGSCAWYKGMAPPKK; this is encoded by the exons ATGACTCGGTATGTAAGCAGTTGTTTCTTTACTCTGTTCGTTCTGTTCCTTTGGCGGGTCGAAGACATCGCAGAAGCTTGCAGATGCCTCCCTCAGCATCCTCAACAGGCTTTTTGCGATGCAGAAGTTG TGATCAGGGCGAAGGTGGTTGGAAAGAAAGCGGTGTCTAACGACATCAAGTATGACATCCAACAGATCAAG ATGTTCAAAGGTTGTGACCAGGTTATCCACGCCATCTTCACTGACACTACTTCGTGCGGTGTGACTCTACAAATCAACAAGGAGTATCTCTTCACAG gcAAGCTGGAGACTGGAAGGATGTATGTAACAATGTGTGGCTATAATCCGTCCTGGGAGAACTTGAGTGCCGCACAAAAAAACAGCTTGACTCGCCTCTACAAAAGTGGCTGCGATTGCAAG ATCATCCGCTGCACTTCCCTCCCCTGTCCGATCAGCACCTCAGCTGCGTGTTTGTGGACAGACTTGGGAACCGACAATGGCCAGAACCTTGCCTGTATCAAGAGGGAAGATGGGTCCTGTGCCTGGTACAAGGGGATGGCACCACCCAAGAAGTAG